From Piscinibacter gummiphilus:
CCTGCTCCTCTTCGAGCGGCAACGGGTCCGCACCGGGCCGGCTCGATTCGCCGCCCAGGTCGAGGAGGTCGGCCCCGTCCTTCAGCAGTTGCTCGCAGTGGGCAACGGCGGCCGATGTCGTCGCATGGCGCCCACCGTCCGAAAACGAATCGGGCGTGATGTTGACGATGCCCATGACCTTCGGCCGACTCAGGTCGATCCGAAAGCGGGTGGTCTGCCAGGTGTTGTTCTGCATCGGCCAATGAAAACGGGGCCGCAGCCCCGTTGTGTGAAGTGTCCCGGAGCGACGCTCAGGCCGCGGCCGGCGCGCTGTCGGGTTTGACGGGCGGCGTGTTGCCACCCGACTTGCCCGATGCCGGATTCCAGTCCTTCGGGGGGCGCGGCGGGCGACCGTTCATGATGTCGTCGATCTGCTCGGTGTCGATGGTTTCCCATTCGAGCAAAGCCTTCGCCATGACGTGCATCTTGTCTTGGTTGCTCTCGATCAGCTTGCGGGCCACCGAGTACTGCTCATCGATGATGCGGCGCACTTCCAGGTCGACCTTCTGCATGGTCTCTTCCGAGACGTTGGTCGTCTTGGTGACCGAGCGGCCGAGGAAGACCTCGCCTTCGTTCTCGGCGTAGACCATCGGGCCCATCGCCTCGCTCATGCCGTAGCGCGTGACCATGTCGCGAGCGATCTGGGTCGCACGTTCGAAGTCGTTGCTGGCGCCGGTTGTCATCTGGTTCATGAACACCTCTTCGGCGATCCGGCCACCGAAGAGCACGCTGATGGTCGAGAGCATGCGCTCCTTGTCCAGGCTGTAGCGGTCGCCTTCGGGCAGCTGCATCGTGACGCCCAGCGCGCGACCGCGCGGGATCACGGTGACCTTGTGGACCGGGTCGGTCTTGGGCATCAGGCGCGCCACCAACGCGTGGCCGGCCTCGTGGTACGCCGTGTTCTTGCGCTCTTCCTCGGGCATGACCATGGACTTGCGCTCGGGGCCCATCATGATCTTGTCCTTGGCCTTCTCGAAGTCGACCATCTCGACCACGCGACCGTTCCGGCGCGCAGCGAAAAGAGCCGCCTCGTTGACCAGGTTGGCAAGATCGGCGCCGCTGAAGCCCGGGGTGCCGCGCGCGAGGATGTCGGCACGGATGTCCTGGCCGACCGGCACCTTGCGCATGTGCACGTTGAGGATCTGTTCGCGGCCGCGCACGTCGGGCAGCGTCACATAGACCTGGCGGTCGAAACGGCCGGGGCGCAACAGTGCGGGGTCGAGGATGTCG
This genomic window contains:
- the ftsH gene encoding ATP-dependent zinc metalloprotease FtsH — its product is MNNQWFSKVAVWLVIALVLFTVFKQFDKPRVAESVTYTQFMDDAKAGKVKRVEVQGRNLKVTPNDGTAYTIASPGDIWMVGDLMKYGVQVSGKADEEPSILMSILVSWGPMLLLIAVWIYFMRQMQGGGKGGAFSFGKSKARMLDEANNSTTFADVAGCDEAKEEVKELVDFLKDPQKFQKLGGRIPRGVLLVGPPGTGKTLLAKAIAGEAKVPFFSISGSDFVEMFVGVGAARVRDMFEQAKKSAPCIIFVDEIDAVGRHRGAGLGGGNDEREQTLNQMLVEMDGFETNLGVIVMAATNRPDILDPALLRPGRFDRQVYVTLPDVRGREQILNVHMRKVPVGQDIRADILARGTPGFSGADLANLVNEAALFAARRNGRVVEMVDFEKAKDKIMMGPERKSMVMPEEERKNTAYHEAGHALVARLMPKTDPVHKVTVIPRGRALGVTMQLPEGDRYSLDKERMLSTISVLFGGRIAEEVFMNQMTTGASNDFERATQIARDMVTRYGMSEAMGPMVYAENEGEVFLGRSVTKTTNVSEETMQKVDLEVRRIIDEQYSVARKLIESNQDKMHVMAKALLEWETIDTEQIDDIMNGRPPRPPKDWNPASGKSGGNTPPVKPDSAPAAA